In Oscillatoria acuminata PCC 6304, a single window of DNA contains:
- a CDS encoding tetratricopeptide repeat protein: protein MDQQGKDLEIELELQQLRQAMEMDLKLEQLPEAIAPPSAAESAQTEADDRPEVSPNPVASPSSRKPKALIAVIALLGLAVGGSAIAALKVQQWALTTSTTIGTEIETAQKRVDIDLLKQHRKTLQTATAILEKTPNLPGFNYQQAQANLSELRSLQTTVQLNLTAIERLKLAENLAMEAAVLVQNPPHPVQVWAKAREKWQQAIGQLESISPDTIVSSTAKQKLSSYQTNLANINNRMATAQKSVDFNNRGAAEISKRDYQRAIQYFNQAIGLNPSQPEAYIGQGIAYSELGNNLQAIQHYDKAIQLNSNFAEAYYNRGLSHYELGNEEKALKDYNLAIQNQPNYAQAYLERGGAHYALNNPSSAMADFQKAAQLFSQQGDTPNQELAQKIIDYLQVTTASNLDESDDADYQECWDASENPCNEIHYYVPPRTSRNSGGVNVPNPQRNSNSIRTPSRTRGGSFRSRRRR from the coding sequence ATGGATCAACAGGGTAAGGACTTGGAGATTGAGTTAGAGTTGCAGCAATTGCGTCAGGCGATGGAGATGGATTTAAAGTTAGAGCAGTTACCTGAGGCGATCGCACCGCCATCGGCAGCAGAATCGGCGCAAACTGAGGCAGACGATCGCCCGGAAGTATCACCGAATCCAGTCGCATCGCCCTCTTCCCGGAAACCCAAAGCATTAATCGCCGTGATCGCCTTGTTGGGATTGGCGGTGGGGGGAAGTGCGATCGCCGCACTCAAGGTCCAGCAGTGGGCGCTAACCACCTCAACAACCATTGGCACGGAGATAGAAACGGCGCAAAAAAGGGTAGATATTGACCTCCTGAAACAGCACCGTAAAACCCTGCAAACCGCCACGGCTATCCTAGAAAAAACTCCTAATTTACCTGGATTCAACTATCAACAAGCCCAGGCTAATTTATCCGAATTGCGATCGCTCCAAACTACGGTACAACTGAACCTAACCGCAATAGAACGCCTCAAACTAGCCGAAAACCTGGCAATGGAAGCGGCAGTGCTCGTCCAAAATCCTCCTCATCCGGTGCAAGTTTGGGCAAAAGCACGGGAGAAATGGCAGCAAGCGATCGGGCAATTAGAGAGCATTTCACCGGATACCATCGTGAGTTCCACGGCAAAACAAAAGTTATCGAGCTATCAGACTAATCTGGCCAATATTAACAATCGAATGGCGACTGCTCAAAAATCGGTAGACTTTAATAATCGAGGCGCAGCGGAAATTAGTAAACGAGACTATCAGCGGGCTATTCAATATTTTAACCAGGCGATCGGCCTGAATCCCAGCCAACCGGAAGCCTACATCGGACAAGGAATCGCTTACTCAGAACTCGGAAATAATCTCCAAGCCATTCAACACTACGACAAAGCCATCCAACTCAATTCTAACTTTGCCGAAGCCTACTACAACCGAGGGTTATCTCATTATGAACTTGGAAATGAGGAAAAAGCCCTAAAAGACTACAATCTCGCCATTCAAAACCAGCCCAATTATGCTCAAGCCTATCTGGAACGAGGTGGCGCTCACTATGCGCTCAACAACCCCTCCTCCGCAATGGCAGACTTCCAGAAAGCTGCCCAACTGTTTTCTCAGCAAGGGGATACCCCCAATCAGGAATTAGCGCAAAAAATCATCGACTATTTGCAAGTAACAACTGCATCTAATCTCGATGAAAGCGATGATGCCGACTATCAAGAATGCTGGGATGCTTCGGAAAATCCTTGCAATGAAATTCATTACTATGTACCCCCGAGAACATCTAGAAATTCCGGGGGAGTGAATGTTCCCAACCCGCAACGGAACTCAAACTCCATTCGCACCCCCTCTCGCACTCGTGGAGGTAGCTTCCGCAGTCGGCGAAGGCGGTAA
- a CDS encoding DEAD/DEAH box helicase, which produces MIAIPSVSVTYAQDGTSNGINDLGMRPMQELAYQKRGEQYLLIKSPPASGKSRALMFIALDKLTHQKLKQAIIVVPEKAIGASFHNEPLTKFGFWADWHVEPRWNLCNAPGNDGGKVEAVKTFLNSEAKVLVCTHATFRFAVDKFGVEMLDDRLIAVDEFHHVSSNPDNKLGDHICQLMTRDKTHIVAMTGSYFRGDAEAILHPEDQAKFHTVIYTYYEQLNGYQYLKQLDIGYYFYSGNYTDEIMQVLNPNEKTILHIPNVNSRESTKDKIREVEHIIEALGEWQGIEPNTGFQQVKTAEGKILKIADLVDDDPSKRDKVAAALKDPSQKNNRDYVDIIIALGMAKEGFDWIWCEHALTIGYRSSLTEIVQIIGRATRDAPGKTRARFTNLIAEPDASEMMVTEAVNDTIKAIAASLLMEQVLAPRFEFKPKRPDNQPTPGFEYGESGYDPSRCNMGVNPETGQIELEIKGLAVPKSPEASRICREDLTELVTAFVQDKPSIERGLFDEELVPEELTQLRMGKIIKEKFPNLDEGDREAVRQHAIAALNLVQQAKKTMNEGDEIATKNTALIDGVRQFALSVTDLDIDLIDRINPFGEAYAILAKSMSEERLKQVAEAIAAKRVNLSLEEARELAKRAQRFKQEKGRVPSLTAADPWEKRMAEGIAFLIRKVKEEKNG; this is translated from the coding sequence ATGATTGCAATTCCCTCCGTTTCCGTTACCTACGCCCAGGATGGCACTTCTAATGGCATCAACGACTTAGGGATGCGTCCCATGCAAGAACTCGCCTACCAGAAACGGGGGGAACAATATCTGCTGATTAAATCTCCCCCCGCCTCTGGGAAAAGTCGGGCGCTGATGTTTATTGCTTTGGATAAGCTGACTCACCAGAAGCTCAAACAAGCGATTATTGTTGTCCCCGAGAAGGCGATCGGAGCTAGTTTCCATAATGAACCCTTGACAAAGTTCGGCTTTTGGGCGGATTGGCACGTCGAACCCCGGTGGAACCTTTGCAACGCCCCGGGTAACGATGGCGGTAAAGTAGAAGCGGTGAAAACATTTCTCAACAGTGAGGCGAAAGTGCTGGTTTGTACTCATGCCACCTTCCGTTTTGCCGTGGATAAATTTGGGGTAGAAATGTTAGACGATCGCCTGATTGCCGTGGATGAATTTCACCATGTTTCCTCTAACCCGGACAACAAGCTGGGGGATCATATCTGCCAACTCATGACTCGCGACAAAACCCACATCGTCGCCATGACGGGTTCTTATTTTCGGGGCGATGCGGAAGCGATCCTCCATCCGGAAGACCAAGCCAAATTTCACACCGTCATCTATACCTATTATGAACAACTCAACGGCTATCAATATCTGAAGCAACTCGATATCGGCTATTATTTTTACTCGGGTAACTACACCGATGAAATCATGCAGGTTCTCAACCCCAATGAGAAAACTATTCTGCATATTCCGAATGTTAATTCTCGCGAAAGTACCAAGGACAAAATTCGCGAAGTCGAACATATTATTGAGGCACTGGGGGAATGGCAGGGGATTGAACCCAACACCGGATTTCAACAGGTCAAAACTGCCGAAGGGAAGATTCTGAAGATTGCAGACCTCGTGGATGATGACCCCAGCAAGCGGGATAAGGTGGCCGCTGCCCTGAAAGACCCCAGCCAGAAAAATAACCGTGATTATGTGGATATTATTATCGCCCTGGGGATGGCTAAAGAAGGCTTTGATTGGATTTGGTGCGAACACGCTTTAACCATTGGTTACCGTTCCAGTTTGACAGAAATTGTCCAGATTATTGGGCGTGCAACCCGCGATGCACCGGGTAAAACCCGCGCCCGGTTTACGAACCTAATTGCGGAACCCGATGCCAGCGAAATGATGGTGACTGAGGCGGTGAATGATACGATTAAGGCGATCGCCGCTAGTCTGCTGATGGAACAGGTTCTCGCGCCCCGCTTCGAGTTCAAACCCAAGCGCCCGGACAATCAACCCACTCCCGGCTTTGAGTATGGGGAAAGTGGCTATGATCCGAGTCGGTGCAATATGGGAGTTAATCCCGAAACGGGGCAAATTGAGCTAGAAATTAAGGGTTTAGCTGTACCCAAAAGCCCGGAAGCCTCCCGGATCTGTCGCGAAGACTTAACGGAATTGGTGACCGCTTTTGTGCAAGATAAACCGAGTATTGAGCGCGGTTTATTTGATGAGGAATTAGTGCCCGAGGAACTGACCCAATTGCGGATGGGTAAAATTATTAAAGAGAAATTCCCCAACCTCGACGAAGGGGATCGAGAAGCGGTCCGCCAACACGCGATCGCCGCTCTCAATTTGGTGCAACAAGCTAAGAAAACCATGAACGAAGGGGACGAGATAGCTACGAAAAACACCGCCCTAATTGATGGGGTGCGCCAGTTTGCCCTATCCGTAACCGATTTAGATATTGATTTGATTGACCGGATCAATCCCTTTGGGGAAGCATACGCCATTCTGGCTAAGTCGATGAGCGAAGAACGACTCAAACAGGTAGCAGAGGCGATCGCCGCCAAGCGTGTCAATCTCTCCCTAGAAGAAGCGCGAGAGTTAGCAAAACGGGCGCAGCGGTTCAAACAGGAAAAGGGCCGCGTGCCTTCTCTGACTGCCGCAGATCCTTGGGAAAAACGCATGGCAGAAGGGATTGCTTTCCTAATACGGAAAGTTAAAGAGGAAAAAAATGGGTAG
- a CDS encoding Uma2 family endonuclease has protein sequence MTLSLEKPTPPNSILQRHNATWQDYVAIRDNGDIDWQKISFHQGWLWVDMGTEGPNHASFSDLMTAVFFVWVFLHPEFVLQSYGRCVIERPDTHACAPDLVLYKGDNIPRWQPGEPRRIDLRRHRLPDLVGEIADTSLTLDLDEQKQLYASLGISEYWVVDVKGLRIFAFSLTSLGHYEAIAQSQVLTGLPIALLEQTLERLNTETNTAAANWFLQQLQNPPQQKDSIAESEHQEENNA, from the coding sequence ATGACCCTATCCCTAGAAAAACCCACCCCCCCAAACTCCATCCTCCAACGCCACAACGCCACCTGGCAAGACTATGTGGCTATCCGGGACAACGGGGATATAGACTGGCAAAAAATCTCATTTCATCAAGGATGGTTGTGGGTAGATATGGGTACAGAAGGACCAAATCATGCTTCGTTCAGTGATTTGATGACAGCCGTTTTCTTCGTTTGGGTATTTCTGCACCCTGAGTTTGTCTTGCAATCTTATGGACGCTGTGTCATTGAACGCCCCGATACTCACGCCTGTGCGCCAGATTTAGTGCTGTACAAGGGTGATAATATTCCCAGATGGCAACCCGGTGAACCGCGCCGGATTGACTTGCGTCGCCACCGTTTGCCGGACTTGGTGGGGGAAATTGCCGATACGTCCCTCACCCTTGACCTAGATGAACAAAAGCAACTCTACGCCAGCTTAGGGATTTCTGAATATTGGGTGGTTGATGTGAAAGGACTGCGGATTTTTGCCTTTAGCTTGACCTCATTGGGGCATTATGAAGCGATCGCGCAGTCCCAAGTGTTGACTGGGTTGCCGATCGCCCTTTTAGAACAAACCCTAGAACGACTGAACACCGAAACCAACACCGCCGCCGCGAATTGGTTTCTCCAACAGTTACAAAACCCGCCACAACAAAAGGACAGCATTGCTGAATCTGAACACCAGGAGGAAAACAATGCCTAA
- a CDS encoding GIY-YIG nuclease family protein, giving the protein MPKSTPNKSTTDEDLELLAELGIDIAPEPTRQHSPREERIIAGFEEIERFVAEKGRLPQHGEDRDIFDRLYAVRLERLRASAECRALLEPLDSQGLLNAENDASWALEEDLEEDQIDAALLASLGVDAASENDVTQLTHVRSRREIKAAEEVAQRFPCEDFEEFKLKFEEVARQLKTGERQTVKYQDNATINPGDLFILDGQKVLVVEMEEMFVSEYGLKNCRMRVIYDNGTQSNPLFRSFQRALNKDKTSRRITKVDLGPLFSLQAEPEVEAEEDLPTGYIYVLRSESDHPFIAQNRSIIHKIGVTGGEVKKRIANAKQDPTYLLADVEIVATFKLANINRKKLEGILQRFFVSARLDLELRDRFDMPVKPREWFLVPLEAIEEAIGKIQDGTIEQFRYEPETASLIRAS; this is encoded by the coding sequence ATGCCTAAATCCACACCCAACAAATCCACCACTGATGAAGATTTAGAATTGTTGGCTGAGTTGGGGATAGATATCGCCCCAGAACCCACTCGCCAACATTCTCCCAGAGAAGAACGGATTATTGCAGGTTTTGAGGAAATTGAGCGGTTTGTCGCAGAAAAAGGCCGATTGCCTCAACATGGAGAAGATCGGGATATTTTCGATCGCCTCTATGCGGTGCGCCTAGAACGCCTGCGGGCATCGGCAGAATGTCGCGCCCTCCTAGAACCTCTGGACTCCCAAGGGCTTTTAAATGCAGAAAATGATGCCAGTTGGGCTTTAGAAGAAGACCTGGAAGAAGACCAAATTGATGCGGCGCTGTTGGCTTCTCTGGGGGTTGATGCGGCTTCAGAAAATGATGTAACTCAGCTAACTCATGTGCGATCGCGTCGAGAAATCAAGGCAGCGGAGGAAGTTGCCCAGCGGTTTCCCTGCGAGGATTTTGAGGAATTTAAACTTAAGTTTGAGGAAGTTGCCCGTCAGTTAAAAACTGGGGAACGGCAAACGGTGAAATATCAGGATAATGCCACCATTAATCCCGGGGATTTGTTCATTCTTGATGGACAGAAAGTTTTGGTGGTTGAGATGGAAGAGATGTTTGTCAGTGAGTATGGTCTTAAAAATTGCCGGATGCGGGTGATTTATGACAATGGCACCCAGAGCAATCCCCTGTTTCGCTCATTTCAGCGCGCTTTAAATAAAGATAAAACGAGCCGTCGCATCACTAAGGTTGATTTAGGCCCGTTATTTTCCTTACAGGCTGAACCCGAAGTGGAGGCAGAAGAGGACTTACCCACGGGTTATATTTATGTGTTGCGGAGCGAGTCTGACCATCCTTTTATTGCTCAGAATCGGTCGATTATTCATAAAATTGGGGTGACGGGTGGGGAGGTCAAAAAGCGGATTGCTAATGCCAAGCAGGACCCGACCTATCTGTTAGCGGATGTGGAAATTGTGGCAACTTTTAAATTGGCTAATATTAACCGGAAGAAACTGGAGGGAATCTTGCAGAGGTTTTTCGTCAGTGCGCGATTAGATTTGGAATTGCGCGATCGCTTTGATATGCCTGTCAAGCCTAGGGAGTGGTTTCTTGTGCCTTTGGAAGCCATTGAGGAGGCGATCGGCAAAATCCAGGACGGAACCATTGAGCAATTCCGATATGAGCCGGAAACAGCCAGTCTGATTAGAGCATCATAA
- a CDS encoding AAA family ATPase, translating into MITEIELKDFKSYKSATLHLGRLTVLIGANASGKSNVIEALRLLSRLATGERLGLLRNPQQKGETFFRGNIEHLGYRGKQTFQLACLTNHPDWERFEIQLGLSSDNHLQVMQERITSSSSKVPLYEITSEPQGAGSDIFVTYNNFARGGKKPSLVCSSHMGVFTQLLSAIRFRPENLKSREIIPKVCEKYVRWLSGIVFLEPEPSLMREYGHKTDLILREKGQNLSGVIYNLCQSKTSKQAVLDFVCSLPEQNIEDISFLETPRDEVMLQLTETFGGVATLYDAARLSDGTLRVLSIAAVLLSAPEESLVVIEEIDNGVHPSRANALLSRMAEIARKRNLRILISSHNPALLDALPDEAIPETEFCYRSPDDGSSQLIRLQDIPDYPELIAQGPVGHLMTRGLLERFVKQHPGTEVKKQQALDWLTELNSMVEAQ; encoded by the coding sequence ATGATTACAGAAATAGAGTTAAAAGATTTCAAAAGTTATAAATCTGCAACATTGCACTTAGGGCGACTCACTGTATTAATTGGGGCCAATGCTTCCGGAAAAAGTAATGTCATTGAAGCCTTGCGGCTTTTATCTCGACTCGCTACTGGGGAAAGACTGGGATTGCTCAGAAATCCTCAACAAAAAGGAGAGACTTTCTTTCGCGGGAATATCGAACATTTGGGATATCGAGGGAAGCAGACATTTCAACTGGCTTGCTTGACAAACCATCCTGATTGGGAACGGTTTGAAATTCAACTTGGACTCAGTTCAGACAACCATTTGCAGGTTATGCAAGAACGGATTACCAGTTCAAGTTCTAAAGTTCCGTTGTATGAAATCACCAGTGAACCGCAAGGGGCAGGAAGTGATATTTTTGTGACTTATAATAATTTTGCTAGAGGCGGCAAAAAACCGAGCCTAGTTTGTAGTAGTCACATGGGGGTTTTCACCCAACTTTTAAGTGCCATTCGATTTCGACCAGAAAATCTTAAAAGTCGAGAAATTATCCCAAAAGTTTGCGAAAAATATGTCCGTTGGTTAAGTGGAATTGTGTTTTTAGAGCCAGAACCGAGCTTAATGAGAGAGTATGGTCATAAAACGGATTTAATTTTGCGCGAGAAAGGGCAAAATTTATCTGGAGTTATTTATAATTTATGTCAATCCAAAACCTCTAAGCAGGCGGTTTTAGACTTTGTTTGTAGTCTCCCAGAACAGAATATTGAGGATATTAGTTTTTTAGAAACCCCTCGGGATGAGGTGATGTTACAACTCACTGAAACGTTTGGCGGCGTGGCAACTCTTTATGATGCCGCAAGATTGTCTGATGGAACCCTGCGAGTTTTATCCATTGCAGCGGTATTACTTTCTGCACCGGAAGAAAGTTTAGTAGTCATTGAAGAAATCGATAATGGTGTCCACCCTAGCCGTGCAAATGCCTTACTGTCTCGGATGGCTGAAATTGCTCGAAAACGTAACCTCCGTATTCTCATTAGTAGCCATAATCCTGCTTTATTAGATGCTCTTCCTGATGAGGCAATTCCTGAGACTGAATTTTGTTATCGCAGTCCTGATGATGGGTCAAGTCAATTAATTCGGCTGCAAGATATTCCAGACTACCCGGAACTAATTGCTCAGGGTCCAGTGGGTCATTTAATGACTCGTGGACTGTTAGAACGTTTTGTCAAGCAGCATCCAGGAACTGAGGTCAAAAAACAGCAGGCCCTAGACTGGTTGACTGAGCTTAATTCAATGGTGGAGGCTCAGTGA
- a CDS encoding XisI protein: MEGVTDKLKKYQKIVQQLLMDYAQSKPAYGEIEVETIFDTQRNHYQIVHFGWHHERWIHQCVIHVDIRNEKFWIFCNSTEHDIAENLVNLGVPKQDIVLGFYPPFMREMSDYAVG; this comes from the coding sequence ATGGAAGGAGTGACGGATAAATTAAAAAAATATCAGAAAATTGTGCAACAATTGTTGATGGATTATGCACAAAGTAAGCCAGCTTATGGTGAGATTGAGGTTGAGACTATTTTTGATACCCAACGAAATCATTATCAAATTGTCCATTTTGGTTGGCACCATGAGCGATGGATTCATCAGTGTGTCATCCATGTAGATATCCGCAATGAAAAATTTTGGATTTTTTGCAATTCAACGGAGCATGATATTGCAGAAAATTTAGTCAATTTAGGTGTCCCCAAGCAAGATATTGTGCTGGGCTTTTACCCGCCTTTTATGCGGGAAATGAGCGATTATGCAGTAGGCTAG
- a CDS encoding element excision factor XisH family protein, which produces MISLDSTGFMVASIMAKDRFHQVVKTALESDGWTVTHAIELERIVLWKE; this is translated from the coding sequence ATGATAAGTTTGGATAGCACCGGGTTTATGGTAGCGTCTATTATGGCTAAGGATCGTTTTCATCAAGTTGTTAAGACGGCTCTCGAATCAGATGGGTGGACTGTCACTCACGCTATTGAATTGGAGCGGATTGTGCTATGGAAGGAGTGA
- a CDS encoding class I SAM-dependent DNA methyltransferase yields the protein MNAVEIEEAVSQLAEAPFDPEAFPFAFLEAFGNKATTIKRIKSGNSNQSDLPGGVLQRNNIHLKVCPEGEVTATLTALRESAATTRYKAKFILATDGKSFEAENLADGETVACDYGKFSDHFGFFLALAGITTVRQIRENAFDIKATGRLNRLYVELQKQNPDWDKAQRQEEFNHFMARLIFCFFAEDTNIFHSEGLFTQTIAQMSAPDASNTHEVLSEVFRAMATPLEERDGLEIRSWANVFPYVNGGLFSGNVEVPRFNKIARSYLLHVGNLDWKKINPDIFGSMIQAVADEEERGALGMHYTSVPNILKVLNPLFLDDLRNQLEEAGENRRKLLNLRQRIARIRVFDPACGSGNFLVIAYKEMRKIEAEINHRRGELERHSEIPLTNFRGIEIRHFAAEVARLALIIAEFQCDVLYRGPQLALLEFLPLKNDNWITCGNALRLDWLSLCPPTGTGVKVQREDLDLWGETRDEAEIDFENEGGETYICGNPPYLGSTWQSTEQKDDLKQIFDSRTKLWKSLDYVSGWFMKAADYGTQTNSAAAFVSTNSICQGQQVPILWPLIFETGHEIAFAHTSFKWANLASYNAGVTVVIVGVSNHADKVRYLFSIEYNGKTVAKETENINAYLVTGSNVIVEKATKPLGDIFEMTFGNKPVDGGNLLLSSDEVNRLNLSKEQRERFIRRIYGSAEFIRGLSRYCLWIEDEYLDEALSIEPIRQRIEGVRQMRLASRDKSANDMAARSHQMREMNIGRNQTVSLPCVSSESRNYLPVGLIDAQSTVTNLAFALYDAPLWNMALIASRLHLVWIATVCGKLKTDFRYSNTLGWNTFPVPTLTEQNKIDMTRCAEEILLAREHYFPATIADMYDPERMDSEFPLVREAHDRNDEIIERIYIGRRFKNDTERLEKLFELYTKMTSQQKPPKKSAQRKKDK from the coding sequence ATGAACGCCGTTGAAATCGAAGAAGCCGTTTCCCAACTCGCCGAAGCACCTTTTGACCCGGAAGCGTTCCCCTTTGCCTTCCTGGAAGCGTTTGGGAACAAAGCAACGACGATCAAGCGGATCAAAAGTGGGAACTCCAATCAATCGGATTTACCCGGTGGGGTGCTTCAGCGTAACAATATTCATTTGAAAGTGTGCCCGGAAGGGGAAGTCACCGCCACTCTGACAGCGTTGCGTGAGAGTGCCGCTACGACTCGCTACAAAGCTAAGTTTATCCTGGCGACGGACGGCAAAAGTTTTGAGGCGGAAAATCTGGCGGATGGGGAAACAGTCGCCTGCGATTACGGGAAATTTTCCGACCATTTTGGGTTTTTCCTGGCTTTGGCGGGGATTACCACAGTCCGGCAAATCCGTGAGAATGCCTTTGATATCAAGGCAACGGGTCGCCTGAATCGGCTGTATGTGGAGTTACAGAAGCAGAACCCAGACTGGGATAAGGCGCAGCGTCAGGAAGAGTTCAATCATTTTATGGCGCGGCTGATTTTCTGCTTCTTTGCGGAAGATACGAATATTTTCCACAGTGAGGGATTGTTTACCCAGACGATCGCCCAGATGAGTGCCCCCGATGCTTCTAATACCCATGAGGTGCTCTCGGAGGTGTTTCGGGCGATGGCAACGCCTTTGGAGGAGCGAGATGGGTTGGAAATTCGCAGTTGGGCGAATGTGTTTCCTTATGTGAATGGGGGGCTATTTTCCGGCAATGTGGAAGTTCCGCGTTTTAACAAAATTGCCCGCTCTTATTTGCTTCATGTGGGGAATCTGGACTGGAAAAAGATTAATCCCGATATTTTCGGGTCGATGATTCAAGCGGTGGCGGATGAGGAGGAACGCGGCGCTTTGGGGATGCACTATACCAGTGTGCCGAATATTCTCAAAGTGCTGAATCCGTTGTTTTTGGATGATTTACGGAATCAGTTGGAGGAGGCGGGGGAAAATCGCCGCAAGTTGTTGAATTTGCGGCAACGGATAGCGCGAATTCGAGTGTTTGACCCGGCTTGTGGGTCGGGGAATTTTCTGGTGATTGCTTATAAGGAAATGCGGAAGATTGAGGCGGAAATTAACCACCGTCGGGGAGAGTTGGAGCGCCATTCTGAGATTCCATTAACCAATTTTCGGGGGATAGAAATTCGCCATTTTGCCGCAGAGGTGGCGCGGTTGGCGTTGATTATTGCGGAGTTTCAGTGTGATGTGTTGTATCGGGGGCCGCAGTTGGCATTATTGGAGTTTCTGCCTCTGAAAAATGATAATTGGATTACCTGTGGGAATGCCTTGCGGTTGGATTGGTTGAGTTTGTGTCCACCCACGGGAACGGGGGTGAAGGTGCAGCGTGAGGATTTGGATTTGTGGGGGGAAACGCGGGACGAGGCAGAGATTGATTTTGAGAATGAGGGGGGAGAAACTTATATTTGTGGGAATCCGCCTTATTTGGGTTCCACTTGGCAATCGACGGAACAGAAGGACGATTTAAAACAAATTTTTGATAGTCGTACAAAACTCTGGAAGTCGCTGGATTATGTATCGGGTTGGTTTATGAAGGCTGCGGATTATGGAACCCAGACCAATTCGGCAGCGGCTTTTGTATCGACCAATTCGATTTGTCAGGGGCAACAAGTGCCGATTCTCTGGCCGCTCATTTTTGAAACAGGACATGAGATTGCTTTCGCACATACGTCGTTCAAATGGGCGAATTTAGCCAGCTATAACGCTGGAGTGACGGTGGTTATTGTGGGGGTTTCTAACCATGCTGATAAAGTGCGGTACTTATTTTCCATTGAGTATAACGGTAAGACCGTTGCGAAAGAAACTGAGAATATTAATGCTTATTTGGTTACTGGGTCTAACGTGATTGTTGAAAAAGCAACAAAGCCATTAGGCGATATTTTTGAAATGACCTTTGGTAATAAACCTGTCGATGGTGGAAACTTGCTGCTTTCCTCTGATGAAGTCAATAGGCTGAATCTGAGCAAAGAGCAACGCGAAAGATTTATCCGCAGGATCTATGGATCGGCGGAATTTATTCGGGGTTTATCTCGCTATTGCCTATGGATTGAGGATGAATATCTCGATGAGGCATTGAGCATCGAACCGATTCGACAGCGAATTGAAGGAGTTCGTCAAATGCGGCTGGCAAGTCGCGACAAGAGCGCGAATGATATGGCTGCGCGTTCCCACCAGATGCGCGAGATGAATATTGGGAGAAATCAGACAGTTTCGCTGCCCTGTGTTTCGTCCGAAAGTCGGAACTATCTTCCGGTTGGTTTAATTGATGCTCAATCCACAGTAACTAATCTTGCCTTTGCTCTCTACGATGCACCTCTGTGGAACATGGCGCTAATCGCCTCACGTCTGCACCTAGTCTGGATCGCCACCGTCTGCGGCAAGCTAAAAACCGATTTTCGCTACTCCAACACTCTTGGCTGGAATACCTTCCCCGTCCCCACTCTAACGGAACAAAATAAAATCGATATGACCCGTTGCGCGGAAGAAATCCTATTAGCGCGGGAGCATTATTTCCCCGCTACCATTGCGGATATGTACGACCCAGAACGGATGGATAGTGAATTCCCCCTTGTCCGGGAAGCGCACGATCGCAATGATGAAATTATCGAACGTATTTACATCGGTCGCCGCTTCAAAAACGACACCGAACGCCTAGAAAAGCTGTTTGAGCTTTATACTAAAATGACCAGCCAACAAAAGCCACCGAAAAAGTCTGCTCAACGCAAAAAAGATAAATAA
- a CDS encoding DUF2281 domain-containing protein → MSKTSVERQNLIEAVNALPDEVLTELASFVDYLRYKTVQQQRTDSPQQNFLLAIAGLGKSGQSHTSDHDEEILRNEIDSI, encoded by the coding sequence ATGTCTAAAACAAGTGTAGAACGGCAAAATTTAATCGAGGCGGTCAATGCTCTACCCGATGAGGTGCTGACTGAGCTTGCCAGCTTTGTTGATTACCTACGCTATAAAACAGTCCAGCAGCAGCGCACCGATTCACCTCAGCAAAACTTCCTATTGGCGATCGCTGGTTTAGGAAAATCCGGACAATCCCACACTTCAGATCATGACGAAGAAATTTTACGCAATGAAATTGATTCAATTTGA